In a genomic window of Labeo rohita strain BAU-BD-2019 chromosome 20, IGBB_LRoh.1.0, whole genome shotgun sequence:
- the apobb.1 gene encoding apolipoprotein Bb, tandem duplicate 1 — protein sequence MGDTKLSLLLLLCGIVLTNAQDEELPCLLAKRYKSFQKYEYIYETESLNALNGATNGPKARCKVDIEVPRTCSYIVRTTECALSEVIDVDTEGKPVFGPSAGADAFKAAMEENPLKFTVEGDDEIKLFPEDDEPVNILNIKRGLISALAVPVLEEDRNRRMPTIYGMCKTGYTVNAREDIATDVTLNRDLSKCDNFSPVKDHTSPLALITGLHYPLAQLIRSSQTCNYKFDNAQKHMTSASCTENHMLVPFSYKGQYGVTNVGKQVLTLVGVTVHNDRIFEHDVANMKTLHLDGSIDSVHPIKDKEVILSVLKELAGLSETNNGHNRAHLAQKLIATIRKMNAESLSAALPEALEISRPLVYQALFQCGTPECASGILRVLRTFDRSSIEIDAAVYAMGMIPNPSRELVEEMLKIAKYKDSKPIYYALSNAVRRLYEAEGSVTPEIQGVADYALEQIGYCTGDQEHVYLSLRVIGNMAAAVGAASPALKSAIIQCINQPAASPEVQQAAIQAFRLTSVPSEGKEVLMKVIFDTAAPVQKRVAAYLIVMKDPQPSELAQLVAALPKNKNCQAMSFVASHISNILSSTAPDTKELRDKILYALQGNEIRPSTDPTKYSRNYKIGSLEGNVIFESEELLPNEVILEMTMNAFGYDIDMFEIGLNGKGLEPTVDALIGIDGFFHDTVQKTINYAADKVPGGNDIMQSMFPTLWENIKMQQAPQSIVKEVMNNVNKLIQKLKVQDNPEAMIYLRLLGAEMGYLKTKDMEGMVNSAALLTNKLLNMFPADFLRNLYSSVNNNLFLHYVFMDNEFYLPTGTGLPLRVALSGTFAPGVKGGLKIAPDMSEMAFMPSVGVEFVTAVGALLPDYVESGLEMHTNIYHESGLNVKVAVSKKQLKLTFPTPQAPTKLISVTNSLFSMTGSETKTIPPIMEPVKAQKCTPFFPGFKYCSTLQYSDAFSSDASPYFPLTGDSKFAIEIHPTGEVSAYTATVDYVYEDKVDRVTFGLKAEGTSFEGTANLMFNRQEYSVSADLQIPDYDLEAGIRVHSVDNTESRATHSVQLDFINKKIPEASLVALAKIESMEDAMLQVQLLIPNLQTNAKVTANLKHAEGCTLELESDLRLPKTTSSIQKVILKYDEEKIEAEVTSDVGTEIHNLIPIDAIKATVNDLLDQQTGMSDMKIRDVLIQSVEASNAYLEQIAADIPYLQDFRIPALPEFTVPKTLFLNAEGSAKYQFGQDYYTISIPIPLGGKSFGDFNFPASLTTPKLTVPQLGLEVASISIPLPEVFVPDSLAVSLPYMARAEVSSKINSNFYNMEASASAGRELVEKPSYSAKIKVAGTSQVDLLSFKVEGSALVENTPGESLRAEMMSSLDHKLIKASFNYTEELTTAEELKFKSSSKIVANSPLGLKISLEHTGQVGVNEDEISGDGNLMGSIKAGPLNGEVALKQAFILLPFKPEAKIDSSLKVDSDYFQAENTIEAGFANGELSVISKTTAFENTLMHDAEVTYKGSVLALKSDTRAKVLNLNIRNVAEASASPNLVNIKIDTNADAFASQFIAKLDGNGLDIKSHASANLIEHTASHKCSLSLTKDGLATSGTTSLESSLIPLTLENKFSGALDTSKLSLSAETKGKLHEMLIKNTNSLSASLSSVAFNSIMDLNGNVVTYKHDISIQTEPYSTSMRISNNLNVLDIILVNEAQLKALPYTADLSGTWKLSSGEDELKHTYEIRYEDLVVTAKCGTTGKLMGSHMSHNTEIEVAGLSVTFGSGARLNSQYLRFNGNFHATAVPFRFNVDAMANTDGDLYLYGKQSAQVYTRFLMKAEPLALAHSHECRVSTTHNLDNGLSIETNLDNKIDTVLTPSEQQASVKVKSKVNNHLFSEDVHAFNNPERLGVQVSGSITTNLFNTVDANNQEHTFSAFLKYDKNTNSHIFSLPLIQNFPLDLQHIKLTILRIVEAVQYYINREDIIAEIQNLAKYVSDSVNELNLEMKISKMSDDLIALYKKYGFTLDDVEATLMNLKPVLLKLVTELGTRAGDIEKIVREMIASGTLSDTAIQRLTEELNAFNEKYDIRAIVLAVIEAIENLIEQIDVTRLRGSSSALLQDLEEQYAIKSKLEEILRELKQFVANFDQGKFTEDVKNFVTSADFRDYANNLMAQIPTEEILKTAEEAKQLLTVLGGKVNAIYSNVREILEKFGVDKKIEAILKKAVELIKKFNIEGTVKTLASTLKSILTPITERLDKAMTYLKTTEVNQIIEDLNNCLNHCIRYIRSFDYNAFVDEANQKMQEVISNLYSVSLSLEIRQKLDAIRDFVNYALSSLTSCLEELRTIKVADVVSKVVKDIVDSAAYIDTKALIESFRKRITDMDIRNKVMQLVSGIYTKVVATATDACSAVMEIIETILEDQTIVNEMKQICEGVKTALKTAEFEIPSFTFPLTDLVVPSIKISLEMFQEINLPPTLIDLPEFTVLQYYTVPPIKIEYDDIRQGLLDLLNFIANYEMPSADAIFGDLKIIYLPKISAITLPEISFPEISFPKIPKYLPNHTFSDLQIPEFTLPAIPTEVMMPCFGKLYGEVKISVPSFSMKTTMEFFNSTENAETPQFTGRIASQGLSEYDILKYNLDSTARVAMPKMSRVIVSETLKITHSILAVDHQSSVSLYGFSAQAVSKSNVKITIAALSANIDNMASFALGDGMSANIKTQYTDKVRIPWLSWNSEHSYTNEVTLRQDGLQIHLTMTEEGKGHITVEDESDSLTIKSISSIIITPTTAKLTISTDGDGDNIKFKQKINAVSVALSYIAFSAYSEGSDENGDTYLLNASGKVNFREMKVEMKTAYDSKYAGLLSGTFSSSFNFLVHPFELVLDFQNKANTKLSFRDPLTAKIDLQNDYAVILNTNTQKLSTVAFARFNQYKYGHNFTVANNADEAGIYAAVDGGANLEFLTVPFSIPSIELKTIFIDFDTPEISNINLFEQTGLKHLLTNFDQAIDVDAKIVYQKNKAAPIIDLGLINVRPLGDLISEVSFKSSIFSLNANAGIYGKDNPVIRFGATTTSEFEGLKAKLEGTSSLSTKSGLKLANSVVLKNRHIDGTHESTVTVNPDNFEVALSATTTGNINLPILTAKANYQLTADNKAHLKADSTFKTEYTFDVPIIKIAGKGNAENTLKGEATLTFVSAEILIKDTIDGTFLDSGIVKGALNYEESLYLNGNSLRYALKTFAESNLNYGDLKVAFDMDESLSVETAMEHVYAMLKFSSKNEANIGGFNTKGDHTGQATVDLELLKSLVANMKMDLSQPSTFGDLKMSEVMLVELSVPKQKTDYTLKITSPVYNTDVVVKLDGSAPVYETVLKAKATSPAVLLEYNLDSSMSTTMENGALVVGANAALTHADFTMDISNVLRMGDPSHTVNVDITSPTFTDVNYRYAAGRDGLSASVSTPTTGHLGFQLQGKTLSEMNARIYSRYASSPGKDVEILNIRAVEKGDEKVLLVSYNLLATRDMAEGFNERLPVISSSIERFAEKYGITDALTKMFTIFYKIENVVRDARFSASQELSELSKLFRNVVVTYQKTIQILLDAAINFLRETKYKLPGMDEATLPQICTKIRFTIAEMLEKLANKLEIYFSPIMENFNTIEIKFPPGKAMTVAEVQENVRSTLRSILAMIADVMKHTQGLDVYLEKLGQTLREVVDQAQEFVDSDKSDILEVVAAPLNAFYMKLLQTFDDLSTMFVMSVLFPLSVLYTSILNNLEEFINANDGIQQIELPLPFFR from the exons ATGGGGGACACTAAGCTCTCCCTTTTACTGCTTCTTTGTGGAATAGTCTTGACAA ATGCTCAAGATGAGGAATTACCATGCCTTC TGGCCAAAAGGTACAAGAGCTTTCAGAAGTATGAATACATCTACGAAACAGAGTCTCTAAACGCCCTAAATGGAGCAACCAATGGCCCCAAAGCAAGATGCAAG GTTGACATTGAGGTCCCACGCACATGCAGCTACATTGTGCGCACAACGGAGTGCGCATTGAGTGAGGTGATCGATGTTGATACAGAAGGAAAGCCTGTCTTTGGGCCATCTGCTGGTGCAGATGCTTTCAAGGCTGCCATGGAGGA GAACCCACTGAAGTTCACCGTTGAGGGAGACGACGAAATCAAATTGTTTCCTGAGGATGATGAACCAGTCAATATTTTGAACATCAAGAGAGGTCTAATCTCTGCCCTTGCAGTGCCTGTGCTGGAGGAGGACAGAAACAGAAGAATG CCCACTATCTACGGTATGTGCAAGACAGGCTACACTGTGAACGCCAGAGAGGACATCGCCACCGATGTCACCCTCAACAGAGACCTGTCTAAATGTGACAATTTCAGCCCGGTCAAGGATCACACCAGTCCCCTGGCCCTTATCACGGGCTTG CACTACCCACTTGCTCAGCTCATCAGGAGCAGTCAAACCTGCAACTACAAGTTTGATAATGCACAGAAACATATGACCTCTGCTTCCTGCACTGAAAACCACATGCTTGTGCCTTTCTCTTACAA AGGACAGTATGGAGTTACTAATGTAGGAAAACAAGTCTTGACACTGGTGGGAGTGACGGTGCACAACGACAGAATCTTTGAGCATG ATGTAGCCAACATGAAGACCCTGCACCTTGACGGAAGCATTGACTCAGTCCATCCAATTAAGGATAAAGAGGTCATCCTGTCTGTTCTAAAAGAACTGGCCGGCCTTTCTGAAACCAACAATGGACACAACCGAGCCCACCTAGCTCAAAAGCTCATTGCTACAATTCGCAAAATGAATGCTGAAAGCCTGAGCGCTGCTTTACCGGAGGCCCTGGAGATTTCTCGTCCCCTGGTGTACCAGGCGTTGTTCCAGTGTGGCACGCCAGAATGCGCCAGCGGCATCTTGCGGGTTCTCAGGACCTTTGACCGTTCCTCAATAGAGATTGATGCTGCAGTGTACGCCATGGGAATGATTCCCAACCCATCCAGAGAACTTGTTGAGGAAATGCTGAAGATAGCTAAGTACAAAGACAGCAAGCCCATCTACTATGCTCTCAGCAATGCTGTCAGGAG GCTCTATGAAGCAGAAGGAAGCGTCACCCCTGAGATTCAGGGAGTTGCTGATTACGCCCTTGAACAGATCGGTTACTGCACAGGCGACCAGGAACATGTGTACCTGTCCCTAAGG GTCATCGGAAACATGGCTGCTGCCGTCGGAGCTGCAAGCCCTGCTCTGAAATCGGCGATTATCCAATGCATAAACCAACCTGCTGCATCCCCTGAGGTCCAGCAAGCAGCTATTCAAGCTTTTAGACTCACTTCTGTCCCTTCTGAG GGCAAAGAGGTGCTAATGAAGGTCATCTTCGACACAGCCGCTCCCGTACAGAAGCGTGTTGCTGCGTATCTCATTGTGATGAAGGACCCTCAGCCTTCTGAACTGGCTCAGCTGGTTGCTGCTCtgcctaaaaacaaaaactgtcagGCTATGAGCTTTGTTGCCTCACATATCAGCAACATCCTGAGTTCCACAGCACCTGACACTAAGGA ACTTAGAGACAAGATTCTCTATGCTCTCCAAGGGAATGAGATCAGACCTTCCACAGATCCAACAAAGTACTCACGCAATTACAAGATTGGCTCTCTAGAAGGAAATGTGATCTTCGAGTCTGAAGAACTTCTGCCCAATGAAGTCATCCTGGAGATGACCATGAATGCTTTTGGATATGACATAGATATGTTTGAG ATAGGGTTGAATGGTAAGGGACTGGAACCCACTGTTGATGCCCTAATTGGTATTGATGGATTCTTCCATGACACCGTGCAGAAGACCATCAACTATGCAGCTGATAAAGTGCCCGGGGGCAATGACATAATGCAGAGCATGTTCCCAACACTAtgggaaaacataaaaatgcaacag GCCCCTCAAAGCATCGTCAAGGAAGTAATGAATAATGTTAACAAGCTCATCCAGAAACTGAAGGTTCAAGATAACCCAGAGGCTATGATCTACCTGAGGCTTCTGGGTGCTGAAATGGGTTATCTCAAAACCAAGGATATGGAAGGCATGGTCAACTCTGCTGCTTTGCTGACTAACAAACTCTTAAATATGTTCCCTGCTGAT TTCCTAAGGAACCTTTACTCAAGTGTCAACAACAACCTTTTCCTTCACTATGTCTTCATGGACAATGAGTTTTATCTACCCACTGGTACTGGACTTCCATTAAGAGTTGCCCTGTCTGGTACTTTTGCTCCAGGAGTGAAAGGAGGATTGAAAATTGCCCCTGATATG AGCGAGATGGCCTTCATGCCATCTGTCGGAGTGGAGTTTGTGACTGCAGTTGGAGCTCTCTTACCTGACTATGTCGAATCTGGCCTGGAGATGCACACTAACATCTACCATGAGAGCGGTCTGAATGTAAAGGTCGCTGTAAGCAAAAAGCAGCTCAAGCTGACCTTTCCCACACCCCAAGCTCCAACAAAACTCATCAGTGTGAC CAACTCTTTGTTCTCTATGACTGGTTCTGAAACTAAGACTATTCCTCCAATAATGGAACCTGTGAAAGCACAGAAGTGCACTCCTTTCTTCCCTGGTTTTAAGTACTGCAGTACACTGCAATACTCAGATGCCTTTTCCAGTGATGCCTCTCCCTACTTCCCCTTGACTGGTGACAGCAA ATTTGCCATTGAGATCCATCCCACCGGTGAGGTTTCTGCATACACAGCTACTGTCGACTATGTGTATGAAGACAAGGTTGACCGGGTGACTTTTGGTCTGAAGGCAGAAG GAACATCATTTGAGGGCACAGCAAATCTGATGTTCAATAGACAGGAATACAGTGTCTCAGCTGATCTCCAAATTCCTGATTATGACCTTGAAGCTGGAATTCGGGTTCATTCTGTTGACAACACTGAGAGCAGGGCCACACATTCTGTTCAGCTGGACTTCATCAACAAGAAAATACCTGAGGCATCTCTTGTTGCCCTTGCTAA GATAGAGTCAATGGAGGATGCCATGCTGCAGGTTCAGCTGCTCATTCCTAATCTTCAGACTAATGCTAAAGTAACTGCAAACCTGAAACATGCTGAGGGCTGTACACTAGAGCTTGAGAGTGACCTTAGGCTTCCCAAGACAACGTCCTCTATTCAGAAAGTCATTCTGAAATACG atgaggAGAAAATTGAGGCTGAGGTCACTTCTGATGTCGGCACTGAGATTCACAACCTTATTCCTATTGATGCCATCAAAGCCACAGTCAATGACCTGCTTGACCAGCAGACTGGCATGTCTGATATGAAGATCCGTGATGTCTTGATTCAGTCAGTTGAg GCCTCAAATGCCTACCTGGAACAAATTGCTGCCGACATTCCATACCTCCAGGACTTTAGGATTCCTGCCCTCCCAGAATTCACTGTCCCTAAGACGCTGTTCCTAAATGC tgaGGGTTCTGCTAAATACCAGTTTGGCCAGGATTATTACACCATCTCTATTCCCATTCCTCTTGGTGGGAAATCTTTTGGAGATTTCAACTTCCCTGCTTCCCTGACCACACCAAAACTGACAGTACCTCAGCTTGGCCTGGAAGTTGCTTCCATTAGCATTCCTCTTCCAGAGGTCTTTGTTCCTGATAGTCTGGCTGTGTCACTGCCTTACATGGCAAGGGCAGAGGTGTCCAGCAAGATAAACAGCAACTTCTACAATATGGAGGCATCTGCTTCTGCCGGCAGGGAACTTGTTGAGAAGCCAAGCTATTCTGCCAAGATTAAAGTCGCTGGAACCAGCCAAGTGGATCTCCTCTCCTTCAAAGTGGAAG GATCTGCTTTAGTGGAAAACACACCTGGGGAATCTTTGAGGGCTGAGATGATGTCCTCTCTTGATCACAAGCTAATTAAAGCCAGTTTTAATTACACTGAGGAACTGACAACTGCTGAAGAACTCAAATTTAAGTCAAGCAGTAAGATTGTGGCAAACAGCCCCTTGGGTCTGAAGATTTCACTGGAACACACAGGCCAGGTTGGAGTCAATGAGGATGAGATCTCAGGAGATGGAAATCTGATGGGCTCCATCAAGGCTGGTCCTCTGAATGGTGAAGTTGCTCTCAAGCAAGCATTTATCCTACTGCCATTTAAGCCAGAAGCGAAAATTGATTCCTCTCTGAAAGTAGACTCAGACTATTTCCAAGCAGAGAACACAATTGAAGCAGGGTTTGCCAATGGAGAGCTCTCTGTTATATCAAAAACAACCGCATTTGAGAACACTCTGATGCATGATGCTGAGGTAACCTATAAAGGGTCTGTACTTGCTCTAAAGTCAGATACAAGGGCAAAGGTTCTCAATCTGAACATTCGAAACGTAGCTGAGGCTAGTGCTAGTCCTAATTTGGTCAACATTAAGATTGACACCAATGCTGACGCTTTTGCTTCCCAGTTTATAGCAAAACTGGATGGCAATGGGCTGGATATAAAAAGTCATGCCTCCGCAAATCTGATTGAACACACAGCTTCACACAAGTGCAGCCTATCCCTGACCAAGGATGGCCTGGCCACGAGTGGCACAACCTCACTGGAAAGCTCTCTCATCCCTTTGACGCTTGAGAACAAATTCAGCGGAGCCCTTGACACTTCAAAACTTTCCTTGTCAGCTGAGACAAAGGGCAAATTACATGaaatgctaattaaaaatacaaattctctGTCTGCATCCCTGTCCTCGGTAGCTTTCAACTCCATAATGGATCTTAATGGTAATGTTGTAACTTATAAGCAtgacatctccattcaaactgAACCATATAGTACCTCAATGAGAATTAGCAATAATCTGAATGTTCTGGACATCATTTTGGTTAATGAGGCCCAGCTTAAGGCACTTCCATACACAGCTGACCTGAGTGGCACTTGGAAGCTTTCCTCTGGTGAAGATGAGCTGAAGCACACATACGAGATCAGATACGAAGATCTGGTTGTCACCGCCAAGTGTGGTACTACTGGAAAACTCATGGGATCTCACATGAGCCACAACACAGAAATCGAGGTTGCTGGACTTTCAGTCACATTCGGCAGTGGTGCACGTTTGAACTCACAGTACCTACGCTTTAATGGTAACTTTCATGCCACTGCTGTTCCCTTCAGATTCAACGTTGACGCCATGGCCAATACAGATGGTGATTTGTATCTGTACGGAAAACAAAGCGCACAAGTTTACACTAGATTTCTTATGAAGGCAGAACCACTTGCTCTTGCACACTCACACGAATGCAGAGTCTCAACAACTCACAATTTGGACAATGGTCTATCAATTGAAACCAACCTTGATAATAAGATCGATACAGTGCTGACACCATCCGAGCAGCAGGCCAGTGTGAAAGTAAAATCTAAGGTCAACAACCATTTGTTCAGCGAAGATGTACATGCTTTCAACAACCCTGAAAGACTTGGAGTACAAGTGTCTGGATCCATCACCACAAACCTCTTTAACACAGTTGACGCTAACAACCAAGAGCACACTTTCTCAGCCTTCCTAAAATACGATAAAAACACTAACAGCCATATCTTCAGCCTGCCATTAATTCAGAATTTTCCTTTGGATCTGCAACACATTAAACTAACAATTTTACGGATTGTTGAGGCAGTGCAGTATTATATCAACAGAGAAGACATTATTGCAGAGATTCAGAACCTGGCTAAATACGTTAGTGATTCTGTGAACGAGCTAAATCTGGAGATGAAAATAAGCAAGATGAGCGATGACCTGATTGCTCTATATAAGAAGTATGGATTTACTCTGGATGACGTTGAAGCCACTCTGATGAATCTAAAGCCTGTTTTGTTAAAGCTAGTCACTGAACTGGGCACTCGTGCAGGCGACATAGAAAAAATTGTAAGAGAAATGATTGCAAGCGGCACACTGTCTGACACTGCAATACAGAGACTAACAGAAGAACTGAATGCATTCAATGAGAAATATGACATCAGAGCCATAGTTCTTGCTGTCATTGAAGCTATTGAAAATTTAATTGAGCAGATTGATGTAACGAGACTGAGGGGCAGCAGCAGTGCCCTCTTGCAAGATCTTGAGGAACAGTATGCTATTAAATCCAAACTAGAGGAGATTTTGAGAGAACTGAAGCAGTTTGTTGCAAACTTTGACCAAGGAAAGTTCACTGAGGATGTGAAGAACTTCGTTACCTCTGCCGACTTCAGAGACTACGCAAACAATTTGATGGCTCAAATCCCTACAGAGGAAATCCTCAAGACTGCTGAAGAAGCAAAGCAACTGCTTACTGTATTGGGAGGGAAGGTGAATGCCATCTACAGCAATGTGAGAGAAATCCTGGAGAAATTTGGGGTTGACAAGAAGATTGAAGCAATTCTGAAAAAGGCTGTCGAGCTTATCAAGAAGTTCAATATTGAAGGAACTGTTAAGACTCTTGCTAGCACTTTGAAATCTATTCTGACCCCCATCACAGAGCGGCTGGATAAGGCCATGACCTACTTGAAAACAACAGAGGTAAACCAAATCATTGAGGATTTAAACAACTGCCTAAACCATTGTATCAGATATATTAGATCATTTGACTACAATGCATTTGTGGATGAAGCCAATCAGAAAATGCAGGAGGTAATCAGTAATCTTTACTCTGTGAGTTTGTCACTTGAGATCCGACAAAAGCTTGATGCAATTAGAGATTTTGTCAATTATGCTCTGTCATCTCTAACTTCTTGCCTTGAGGAGCTGAGAACGATCAAAGTTGCAGATGTGGTCAGCAAAGTGGTCAAGGACATTGTTGATAGTGCAGCCTACATTGACACCAAAGCACTCATAGAGAGCTTCAGAAAGAGAATTACAGACATGGATATCAGAAACAAAGTCATGCAGCTAGTGAGTGGCATCTACACTAAGGTAGTGGCCACTGCAACAGATGCATGCAGTGCTGTTATGGAAATAATCGAAACCATCCTTGAAGACCAGACAATTGTCAATGAGATGAAGCAAATCTGTGAGGGAGTCAAGACAGccctgaaaacagctgaatttgAGATCCCATCTTTCACCTTCCCACTCACTGACCTTGTTGTACCCTccataaaaataagtttagagATGTTTCAGGAAATCAACCTCCCTCCTACACTGATTGACCTCCCGGAGTTCACTGTTCTGCAATATTACACTGTGCCACCAATCAAAATAGAGTATGATGATATCAGGCAGGGACTATTAGACCTATTAAACTTCATTGCCAATTATGAAATGCCATCTGCTGATGCTATCTTTGGTGACCTAAAAATTATCTACCTGCCTAAGATCTCTGCCATCACACTGCCAGAGATAAGTTTCCCAGAGATCTCCTTCCCCAAAATTCCCAAATACTTACCGAACCACACATTTTCAGACCTGCAGATCCCAGAATTCACTCTCCCTGCAATCCCTACTGAGGTCATGATGCCATGCTTCGGAAAGTTGTACGGTGAGGTGAAGATCAGCGTTCCAAGTTTCAGCATGAAAACTACCATGGAATTCTTCAACTCTACTGAAAATGCAGAAACCCCTCAATTCACAGGGCGCATTGCCTCACAAGGATTATCTGAATATGACATTCTTAAATACAACCTGGATTCCACAGCTCGGGTTGCCATGCCTAAGATGAGTCGTGTGATTGTTTCCGAAACCCTGAAGATCACTCACAGTATCCTAGCTGTTGACCACCAATCCTCAGTGTCACTCTACGGCTTCTCAGCCCAGGCTGTGTCAAAGAGCAATGTGAAGATAACCATTGCCGCCCTTAGTGCTAACATTGATAACATGGCCTCCTTTGCACTGGGGGATGGAATGTCTGcaaatattaaaacacaatataCCGACAAGGTAAGGATTCCTTGGCTCTCATGGAACAGTGAACATTCTTATACTAATGAGGTCACTCTTAGGCAGGATGGTTTACAAATCCATCTGACCATGACAGAAGAAGGCAAGGGCCATATAACTGTGGAAGATGAGTCTGATAGTCTCACCATCAAGAGTATCTCATCTATAATTATTACTCCAACAACAGCCAAGCTAACAATTTCTACAGATGGTGATGGTGACAACATAAAgtttaaacagaaaataaatgctgtaagtGTTGCCCTGAGCTACATCGCCTTTAGTGCCTATTCTGAAGGAAGTGATGAAAATGGGGATACTTACTTGCTGAATGCTTCTGGAAAGGTTAACTTCAGAGAAATGAAGGTAGAGATGAAGACAGCCTATGACTCAAAGTATGCTGGATTGCTTAGTGGTACTTTTTCCAGTTCCTTTAACTTCTTAGTGCACCCCTTTGAGTTGGTCCTTGACTTCCAAAACAAGGCTAATACTAAACTCAGCTTCAGAGACCCTCTGACTGCCAAGATTGATCTCCAGAATGATTATGCTGTTATCCTAAATACCAACACGCAGAAGTTGAGCACTGTGGCATTTGCTCGTTTCAATCAGTACAAATACGGTCACAACTTTACAGTTGCCAACAATGCAGATGAGGCTGGCATTTATGCGGCAGTCGATGGAGGGGCCAATTTGGAGTTCCTGACTGTCCCATTCAGTATCCCATCTATCGAGTTAAAAACGATTTTCATAGATTTTGACACTCCAGAAATCAGCAACATCAACCTGTTTGAACAAACTGGCCTTAAGCATTTGTTGACCAACTTTGACCAGGCTATTGATGTAGATGCAAAGATTGTCTACCAGAAGAACAAAGCTGCACCCATTATTGATCTTGGTCTCATTAACGTCCGTCCTCTGGGTGATTTAATCTCTGAGGTGTCATTCAAGTCCTCTATATTTAGCCTTAACGCTAATGCTGGTATCTATGGGAAGGACAACCCTGTAATTCGATTTGGAGCAACTACTACCTCTGAGTTTGAGGGACTGAAGGCCAAGCTTGAAGGAACCAGCAGTCTGAGCACGAAAAGTGGATTAAAATTAGCCAATTCTGTGGTCCTGAAAAATCGCCACATTGATGGAACCCATGAGAGCACTGTAACTGTAAACCCAGATAACTTTGAAGTTGCACTGTCTGCAACCACAACTGGAAACATTAACCTACCGATACTTACAGCTAAAGCCAACTACCAACTAACTGCCGACAACAAGGCCCATCTAAAAGCAGATTCAACATTTAAGACAGAGTACACATTTGACGTTCCCATTATTAAGATTGCTGGTAAGGGAAATGCTGAGAACACCTTAAAAGGTGAAGCAACTCTTACGTTTGTCTCTGCAGAGATTCTCATAAAGGATACCATAGACGGAACATTCCTAGATAGTGGTATTGTAAAGGGAGCTCTAAATTATGAAGAATCTCTCTATCTGAATGGCAACAGTTTGCGATATGCTCTTAAGACTTTTGCTGAAAGCAACCTGAATTATGGAGATCTCAAGGTAGCGTTTGATATGGATGAAAGCCTGTCTGTGGAAACAGCTATGGAACATGTTTACGCTATGCTGAAGTTTTCTTCCAAGAATGAAGCAAATATCGGAGGTTTCAACACAAAGGGAGATCATACTGGCCAGGCAACAGTTGATCTGGAGCTTCTAAAGTCACTGGTGGCTAATATGAAAATGGACTTGTCTCAACCAAGCACCTTTGGTGACCTTAAGATGTCTGAGGTGATGCTGGTGGAGCTTAGTGTACCCAAGCAGAAAACTGACTACACCTTAAAGATCACCTCTCCAGTGTACAACACAGACGTTGTTGTTAAATTAGATGGTAGTGCTCCAGTCTACGAAACTGTTCTCAAGGCTAAAGCCACTTCACCAGCTGTGCTCCTGGAGTACAATCTTGATA GCTCCATGAGTACTACAATGGAGAATGGTGCCCTTGTTGTAGGAGCAAATGCTGCACTTACACATGCTGACTTTACTATGGACATCAGCAATGTTCTTCGtatggg tgatccTAGCCATACCGTAAATGTGGACATCACCAGCCCAACATTCACAGATGTAAACTATCGCTACGCTGCTGGAAGAGATGGGCTGAGTGCCTCTGTTTCCACACCAACAACTGGCCACCTTGGCTTCCAGCTTCAAGGAAAGACCCTATCTGAGATGAATGCAAGGATCTACAGCCGTTACGCT TCTTCACCAGGAAAGGATGTTGAAATTCTGAACATCCGTGCTGTAGAAAAGGGAGATGAAAAAGTGCTGTTGGTCAGCTACAACTTACTGGCTACACGCGATATGGCTGAAGGATTTAATGAAAGGCTACCAGTTATCTCATCCAGTATTGAAAGATTTGCTGAAAAATATGGCATCACTGATGCACTGACAAAAATGTTTAcgattttttataaaattgaaaatgttGTAAGAGATGCCCGCTTTTCTGCTAGTCAAGAGCTTAGTGAGCTGTCTAAACTTTTCAGAAATGTAGTTGTTACATACCAAAAGACCATCCAGATTCTGCTTGATGCTGCCATCAACTTCCTGAGAGAGACCAAATACAAACTGCCTGGAATGGACGAAGCTACACTGCCTCAAATCTGCACGAAGATCCGATTTACTATTGCGGAAATGCTGGAGAAACTCGCTAACAAACTGGAGATATATTTCTCTCCCATCATGGAGAACTTCAACACAATTGAAATTAAGTTTCCCCCTGGAAAGGCCATGACTGTAGCCGAGGTGCAAGAAAATGTGAGAAGTACCCTGAGAAGTATCCTAGCTATGATAGCAGATGTGATGAAGCATACACAAGGCCTTGATGTGTATCTTGAGAAATTAGGACAGACCCTACGAGAGGTGGTTGACCAAGCACAAGAATTTGTGGACAGTGATAAATCTGACATCTTAGAAGTTGTTGCTGCTCCCCTTAACGCTTTCTACATGAAGCTGCTGCAGACCTTTGATGACCTGAGTACCATGTTTGTCATGTCTGTTTTGTTTCCTTTAAGTGTATTATATACCAGCATTTTGAACAATCTGGAGGAATTTATTAATGCAAATGATGGAATACAGCAAATTGAGCTTCCTTTGCCCTTTTTCCGGTAA